The Panicum hallii strain FIL2 chromosome 5, PHallii_v3.1, whole genome shotgun sequence genome contains the following window.
GTAAGCAGAAGCGCGGAAGTTCAACCTTCCTAGGTCTATATGAAGACTACTACCTAAGTTGTTAATTGTTAAAGACGTAGAAGCATCTGATCCACAGAAAAACCATCCTCGGCCATAACCAGACATGCATATGTACAAGGCAGAGCATCCAGGGAAAATTTCAGGCTGTGTTGAGCCTATTTCTGAATCATGTACAATGGCATGTGCTACGAGCTGCACTGGCGGCTTTACTTGGGAAGAGCATGTAGCTGTAAAGTGGCTGTACGAAGGGATGACTGTCGATGTCGTGAGCTTGTGTTGCCATTTTTCTCTTCACTGCCTCTTGGCTAGCGTCTTTTTAAGGCCTCTCAAGATCTTGGCAAACCACATTGTGTTCATGACAAGCAGTATTGTGGGCACAGCAAATATCAGAATGCAGCTAAAGGTGTGCATCTGCTTGACCTGTCAATATACAAGTTAATTGTCATCAACCAAGCATAGCTTCAAAATCATCAGTGAGATACTGATGTATATCCTTGTAGTTAATGTACAAGAGAAAAGTACCTGATCATAGTGGAAGTAGATGTGGTAAAACAAGTAGACGAATAGAATTATTCGTGCCACCTGCATGAAGCAATTGTTTCTCCACAGTTAAAGAAAATTATAGGAAGCTCCTAACCAGTACAAGGACGACTGTCTAATTGATTAGAGGGGGGAAATATGGATAAAACACAACTACTGATTTCTAGCATTCATATTTCCACTTGAAAAATTATAACTCTCCTATAGCACAAAGAAATGGGAAATGTCTAGGTGTCTAGTGATCTCCCTTCCCTCCCTCCTACAGTAGACCAAGAGAGCTGGGAAATAACTATTGAGGCATAAGATATTCCAGGATGGCTGCACTTTGAAAAAGGAACCTTCTATCCCTTACAATATAAAGCTTACAGAGAATTATACCTAACAAAATAATAAACTGTACTATACAATTCTCGAGCTCATTCATGCATTCATAGGATTAGATTAAAACATAGTAAAGAACTGTATGATCAGCAAGTAATGCATTATTTGTAACTTGTAACATCCAATTACACTGTAGTAACATACCAGCCAAGCAACAAACATTGCAACACCATTGACAAGATAGGCCTTGGATTTTTTCAACCCAGCAGTATCAAGAAACCTTGACGATAGAACAGTCACAGGTCAGATACATTCAAGTAATATAAAAGAAAACATTGTGCATGCATTTCAACAGATACCATCGTAGGTTGATTCCGGGTGTGGTTGTTTCAGAGATGAGAACCATGTATGTGTACAACTGTCCTTCCCCAGAATACATAGCATATACTATAGAAATAAGCGACAGCATATGATGAAGAACCTGACAATGGTCAACCAGTAGCAACAGACAACAATGGAATCAGTGAATATTGAAATTCCATTTGTACAAATGTATGTCGTTTGGACAAGGTGCAATCAATATAACTTTGACTACTAATATTGCTAGACAAGCATTTATACTCTAGCTTAAGCAAGTGAAACTAACAAGTTTACCATGACAAATGCTTTCATTTCCATATTTTCATAGTTCTTGCCAACATATTGTGGCAGAAGTTAGTAGTCAAAGATGCCTTTAGTAGACAATACCATGTTAAAACAGCATGAATTTATATACACATGGAGTAGAAATAAAGCAAGGAGATACTAGAGAAAAAGATGTCAGCAATCAGATATATCCACTTACATACTCCATTCCACCAAGAGAAGGATACGCCCAGAGTATCATAGCAAGGTCAGTGATGAAGTACCCTACAGAAACCTGGACAATTTAAAATTCAGTCAATATGAGGAAAAAAGAGAAACTGTACTTACATAGACTATTCTTGAATGGGAACGAAATATTAACATCTTTTACCCCCAGAGTAAAATTGGATAGATTTGAACTCCGAAAAGTTACTGGTCCATCCAGCTGATCAGAGAATAGGTTGGAGAAGAATACCAGGTACACTGACGTGACTGTGATGAAAACCGCGTGGACAGTGGACATGCCCCTAAACAAGTAGAAATTGAATGTTGAATATAAGCGCTCACAGTAATACGATGAAATTGGAAATAACTTTTGCACATAATAGTTTCACCTGTTGTTCCACTCAAGCTTTTGGATTTTTGTAAGTGAACCATAGCCCTTGTAGTACAATGAGCTGATCAAACTTGTGATGTCATAGGCCTGAGGGGAAAGAAACGTAAAATTTAGTCAATATATGGGCAGAACTTATTTCAAAAAAAGTTAACTAGAGACTAGAGTTCTGACACACAGAGATTAATCACAAGAAGTTCCATGCAAGAGTTTAAGGTTGGAAGTAACACAAACTATAATTATTGTCAGCATGTAACCATAGCCCTTGTATCTACTCATATTGCACTTGCTAGTTTGCTATCGATCACCACACTGAATATTGGCTAGGCAGAACTGACACAGTGCGAATGTTATCAATACTTCAAGCACTTCTCCAGAAACCTTTAGTGATTCAACCCATGCTAATTTTCTCGGGCATCCTGAAGTAACTAAATTATTCAAACAAAAAGGATTCTGACATTTGGCCTGATATAATCAGATTCAGTAAACAGAGAACAAAAGGCCTAAAGCTACATTTGGCCTAATACAGTAAACTTCAGTAAACATAGAACAACAGAGATTAAACATATGAGTCACAAAATAGCTCGTAATGCAAGTTCTAGTTCTGATTCTGCGAAAAAGTAGGGCAATTAATCATTCATGTTGATTTATGTTGGCACAAAGTGTACTTGCCTTCAATTGCATTTATGGAGATTAAGTTCACATGAATTTCTCTGAATCTAAACAACTCATAATAAGACTGAATGTTAAATCCAAGCAAACTGTTGCCGTAATTTGGGAACTTACCACAAGTGGCATATACATATGTAGTTAAAAATTACAAATAGTTTCAACTTTCAACCAATCTCAGATACACCAAAAGTTTAATTTACTTCCATCTATAATTTTGTTTTCTCTAAGCTCCTCCACAGTCCTCAGTTTAACTgtaaagatttttttttttcaaacaagGATCCACTAAACGAATAATCTTCTGATaccatttaaatttaaaaacaAGAACCATGTGAGCATATTAATTCAAAGGTAGGCTAATCATGAATGTCGTGTCAACAGATAAGAGGGAGAAATTCATACCATCTTGCACATCAGGATCCCACCTAGTACAGCAGTGTATGAAACATACGAATCTGCAAGAAGGTACTCCTTAACAAGTGATTCTGCTTTGTACTTGTAGGCCTTGGCTGCCAGCACTGAAGTCGTGGACAGGTCCATCCTCACTCAACAACCTAACGAAAGAGACGAGTCAAATAATGAGGCACACTTCCAGCCATAGTGCATAAACATAATAAATGACCACCACTGCATATTAACAATTAATTCGAGTCATCGAATAGCCCACATGAATGCAGAAGATGCCCTAAGATATGAGCCATTGATACAGAACAATCAGATAATCATCAATGAAACAGGGATTGGAAGATTAAATGCGTAATTGGTAACCATACAGATCCCACAATTAAACGTGTAATGGGAAACCATAAGGATCTGGCAACCTAACTTGACAGGTCAGTAAACAAGTATATAAATGTTTTAAATCTGATAATGAAGCCACATATACTCAATTCCTTTCATGTTTCTAGCGGAAATAGCAAGTATGACCATGCCTCAAATACTAAAACCAGACTAACTAGTTAAGTGCAAATAAAGCAACAAGATACTACCAAGGGAAACGATTCATCGATTTAAAAATTGGTAGTGCCACAGTTCAAGAGATAAAACAAAGATGGTCTTCAACATGAACCAAGTGCCCAGGTGTGAATCCGAACACCAATGCATAGATGGTTGCAGCTATGGAACTACTCATACGATCGACTACCATCCCTACAAACATAACAGTCCAAGAAACATGAATTCTAACGGAAAGTCCATCAAATACAACTATTTGTAGCCATTTGAAAACTAGTAAGAACATCAGCAAACACATGGCATGTGTTACCTGACAAACAATCGCTTCAAGTAACATGATCAACAACCATTCAGACAAAAAATGATGGAAAATTTACACGAAGATACCAAAGAATATGCAGTGTTCCCCTGATCCCCTCCCACAAGAAATGAGCTCCGAGGACCAAAATGCTGCAGCTTATTGGCCTCCTAACCACATAAGGGTACCCAAGCACGCATGAGGAATCGTGAACACGACGAATAAAGATAACCGGAGGAAGTAAAAAGGGGGCAAGGGGGGGCAACTTTTTCGCGGCAGAATCCAACCGGCCAGCGAGGAAAAACAGCACGAGAAAAACCTCCCGCACATTGCGACCAATCGGGGCATGGAATCGATTCCCAGAAGGGTCACAGAGATCAAAAGGAAACAACGGCCGCAGGACCCcgtcgcgcgcgcgcggggtaaCCGCGCACATCGACCAACATCCTGACGCTGCGGAGGAAGAAAAACGGATAACCGTAACCCCCCCTCCGCATTGCGTGCGGCACTGGACCGCGATCGATGGCCGGAACCCATCAGCATCAAACGAAGCAACGCAGGAAACAAACAGAAAACCACATGGCGGTGGCGGCCACAGCTGCGCCCCCTCCCGCCCCGCCCTCGAGAAGGCGCCACCACCGCAAAGCAACGAGGACCGAGATCAAACCCCACCCCGACCCACCTCGAAGCCGCAGCGAGCCCACTCCGCGATCCCTAGGGCGCGCAGGATCAAGCGCGGAAATCAACAAGCGCCAACAGAgcaggggccgggggcgggAGGAGAAGGCATTTGTTACCTTGCGCGGCGCTGTCACGGCACGCCGGgtggaggggggcgcgggggcggcgcctGCGTTGGTGCAAAGCAATCGGGACGGGGGCGGGATGGGTCGGGTTGGGATCGGAGCCGGCTATATTTCGCTTCCACGACGAGTTCTCTCGCCTCGCCTGGTGCGAGAcggaagggaggagggggacgagCGGAAGGGAGAAGGAGGGGACTACTGGAATAATAATGGCCAATTACGAGAGGGCCTTGTCTTGAcatgaaagaaaagaaatactaTAATACAAACGGATAATAAAATcatgcaaaaaaaaagaaagagggaTGGAGGAGCAGTGTATATATGAGTATCATATATTCATATCAACTCGATTCGTATGCGAGATGTTGATGTGGTGGTATTAATAATGTGTCGCTATTTGTGGGAATAAATATTGGGAGTCACCGGCTCACTGCCCATTATTAGTACATCAACATCATCATGCTTAGATATTAAAACACCATGCCAATGAGTGCGTCCCGTATCTTGGGCGCTCTTCTCTTTTTCTTAAGCGCAGCAACCACATGTCAGGATAAAACCTTTTCTGCGTGGAGGTTAGTTTATTGGAACCGTGGTGAGAATTAGAAAGTTGAAAAATTGTAGCCCATTCAATTTGAAGGCAGGGATTTCATTCTAATGTCGAGAATTGGAAAGTGGAAAAATTATGGCCGGTTCAATTGCAAAACAATTCTAACAACTTTTCTTGGAGCACTTGGGTTAAAAGAGCGACTACGTTTCACGTCTCTGTTGCGTGTGGACAAATTTTAGCCTCTCGTAGGCTATTTGTCTCTCTTTCACTTTAGACACCAAAAATTGACCGTGCTCTTAAAAGATGATTGCTCGGCAAAGAAATGTATACCAAAATTCGGTCCATCTTATGATTTCCTTTTCGTATAACTCTTTTCCCTATAGTCCAGAAAAGTCATCCATGCATACGTACACAATTCATCGTATATTCACATATATATTTTAATTAGTCCTTTTCGCTAGGTCTAAATTCGTCAAAAATAATGATTCTTTAGTCTGTTAGTCGGAATTTTAATAGGAACCCGGATGATCGTATGTTGAGCTAAGTTAAGAGTCCGAAATCATTTAAATTAGTGCTTGGCGAGTAAAATAGAAAAAGAGATAGAAACTCTCGATCGACACGTATTATGTTGTTATAAAATACATGgtatataatatatatttttatatgctAATCAATATAATTATATGGCTTTCTCTACCAACGCAAGGGTATATTCATAATATATTTCAAAATGTGTATTAAAACACACAGAGGACTACATAATTGCATGTCCTCTTCCTCGTGGCAAGTTATAAACGTTCGGCCAAGATGCAATCTCTCCACGGCGGTGCAGGGCGCCACAGCACCAGCGGTGCCAGCGTGCGGCGTGCACGCCGATACACCTTTCAACTCGATGCAACACAGTACAGCACTGTACAGGCTCGTGCGtgtgctcctccggcttggcgGATCTGCACCAAACCATCAATGCGCCAGGCCCAAGCCCGGAAGGTTAAACAGAGCAGGACGGGAACTAATGGGCCATTCACTGGGCTGGGAGAGGAACAGGCCGCACAGCCTGCCAAACTATGGACTGCTTTCGATTAGTTGCCGCGCCCCCCCTGGGCTGGCCGCGGGCCGCGGTCCACGCACGTCGGCTGTAGACTTGACGGCCGTTCCGCCGGCTCCCACGCAGGCGCACGCACGGGGGCCGCCGCACCGGCCACGCGGCGTACGAGGCACGCACACTAGGCGTGCGTGGGCGGCAGGCATGTGCGATTCGGCGCCGCTTGGCATACTCGAAGCTGGTCGGCGGTCGGCGCGCCCGCCCGTGGGTTGACTTGAGCACCGCCGGCCAGCGCCGCAGCACACAGGATTGAGTGCGGTGGCGGGTACCTACAGCTCCCTCCAATCGCAGGATATTCACGCTGTGTTTAGAACTGGTTAcattttttataaaaattatATTTTATGACGAATCTACTGGTCCATTCTAAATTATTAGTTGTTTTAAAATTTATCGATTTTGCAATACATATAGATATAGAACAGAGTATTATTAACATAATTAAGATTAAGATTGTACCAAAACGTTAGAGATGGATCAAGCAGACAAATATATTAAGTGGTATGTATGGACACCGATCAAAGAACGATGGCAGAAAGCAAACATGTACAATCTTGTAAACGTTTCCTTAAGTCATGTTTAGATCCATCATTGCTAATTAGCAGGCCACCTGCTAACAATTGCTAGTCTATTAGCTAGATGGAGCCTGCTAAAAGATGCTAATACTAGTTATTTTCGCAAGCATATATTTTTTAAATGAACGGCACACGACGTGTGGTTTTTATTGATATAGTAGAAAAAGAACGGGATTATATTCTGGAAGATCATAACCATGCAAAGAAgagaaattaaagaaaaataacTAAGGTTAGTCGGGTTGGGGTAGCGACACCATCGGGCACTCCACAATCCCGCTACTCGTGTACCATCAGCAGCACCGTCGCCTGGACACAAGGGCTTCAGAGAATAAACCATCATCACCGACAGCGCCATCATTAACAACGATGTTCCACGCTTAGCCGCCGTGATCTGTTGCAAGCCGTGTAGCTATCGTGCCATCGGATCCGCTTGCGTCTCCTTACGAAGTTGATCTACACCGGACTAACACCTGCGAAGCAGGCTAGCCGCCGTAGATCGCTACAT
Protein-coding sequences here:
- the LOC112893975 gene encoding transmembrane protein 56-like, coding for MDLSTTSVLAAKAYKYKAESLVKEYLLADSYVSYTAVLGGILMCKMAYDITSLISSLYYKGYGSLTKIQKLEWNNRGMSTVHAVFITVTSVYLVFFSNLFSDQLDGPVTFRSSNLSNFTLGVSVGYFITDLAMILWAYPSLGGMEYVLHHMLSLISIVYAMYSGEGQLYTYMVLISETTTPGINLRWFLDTAGLKKSKAYLVNGVAMFVAWLVARIILFVYLFYHIYFHYDQVKQMHTFSCILIFAVPTILLVMNTMWFAKILRGLKKTLAKRQ